From Alloacidobacterium dinghuense:
TATTCTCTTCGCTGATTCCTTGCAATTATGTCGTGATAAGTACGCGATTTGATCGCTAGAATCACTTTTTGTCTATAGCAACAATTAGGAGATCCGGCATGGCGTCGTTTAGCAGTACCGAGAGAATACGGATGCGTGGCGTACCAGGAGAGGAGCAAAAAATGCTTGTATTGTTTGGAACTACCGATTTTCCTCTTGGTTCACGCCCAATCAGCGTTCCTGGTCGATTCCGAGTTCAATTCCTCTTGGCTAGGCCAGGACGATTGAAGTTTTCGGAACGAGAGCCCTCCTTTTTGACAAACGTAGTAGGTGACTCCCATCTAGGTATCGGTAAACCTGCTTCACAGCGAACGTCCGATGAAGATATCGTGGGTATGGTTCTGCAAACTCGAGGTGACAGCTGGCAGATCGAATTCAAATGCGTCATCAACGATGATGGTTACATTGGCAAAATTGTTGTCGAGAATCTTCCCGCTCAAGATTATCGTCACGCCGAGTCTGTTGCTTACCAAGCATTGACCCCATTTCTGAGTTCTTGGTCACTAACGCTTGATGTTCCAGTCCTAATTGAAACAATCCAGGTGACTGACCTTACTACTCACACCGATATGCTTCGCCTTAACGCTCCGTATGTGGAGATGACCCCAGGCGCGGGGCATACCGCAGCCCTTTCCCAGGATTTCCGCCATTATGCAAGCGTTTATCGGGAAGGGATGAATACCAATAGCTCGTTCTATCGG
This genomic window contains:
- the mauJ gene encoding methylamine utilization protein MauJ — encoded protein: MASFSSTERIRMRGVPGEEQKMLVLFGTTDFPLGSRPISVPGRFRVQFLLARPGRLKFSEREPSFLTNVVGDSHLGIGKPASQRTSDEDIVGMVLQTRGDSWQIEFKCVINDDGYIGKIVVENLPAQDYRHAESVAYQALTPFLSSWSLTLDVPVLIETIQVTDLTTHTDMLRLNAPYVEMTPGAGHTAALSQDFRHYASVYREGMNTNSSFYRFLCFYKIAESIYVRRGDNAKQAKTRGEQPRKYSEDVPLSREAIKGLLGLLYPWRTDWDDDLTMDQILPAEARGKRFKAIRGQYLEPLRDRVAHALMRSGKIETVADRLEDVNAVTKWLPLLRIWVRLLLKIEFPGEFGTSS